In one window of Tachypleus tridentatus isolate NWPU-2018 chromosome 2, ASM421037v1, whole genome shotgun sequence DNA:
- the LOC143243957 gene encoding uncharacterized protein LOC143243957, producing MPVMYKALWITIWGVLGLTFVVSHDVPFTENNGDEYPEIDTFDDMSSYQKQLSEFAGPSKKYSQILNDSGKFLATTENQERMKRLSEFLGGPGKRSFDSFLNKKQKLPKRFSEFLGGPGKRFTQLYEDPEKRFSEFLGGPGKRFSEFLGGPGKRFSEFLGGPGKRSILFPYEIHPEHVHSATKRLSEFLGGPGK from the exons ATGCCGGTCATGTACAAAGCCCTGTGGATAACAATTTGGGGTGTTTTAGGACTAACATTTGTAGTGTCCCATGATGTCCCTTTTACTGAAAACAACG GTGATGAATACCCAGAGATCGACACTTTTGATGATATGAGTAGCTACCAGAAACAGCTCTCAGAGTTTGCAGGACCTAGCAAGAAGTATTCACAAATTTTAAATGATTCGGGTAAGTTTTTGGCTActacagaaaatcaagaaagaaTGAAACGTCTATCAGAATTTCTCGGTGGACCTGGGAAGCGGTCTTTCGATtcttttctaaacaaaaaacaaaaacttcctaAAAGATTCTCTGAATTCCTTGGAGGGCCTGGAAAACGTTTTACCCAACTATATGAAGACCCTGAAAAGCGATTTTCCGAATTTCTAGGCGGGCCAGGTAAAAGATTTTCCGAGTTTCTAGGAGGGCCAGGTAAAAGATTTTCCGAGTTTCTGGGCGGACCTGGAAAACGCAGTATTTTATTTCCTTATGAAATACATCCTGAGCATGTCCACAGTGCTACCAAAAGATTGTCGGAATTTCTAGGAGGACCAGGAAAATGA